In the Paenibacillus sp. FSL H7-0357 genome, one interval contains:
- a CDS encoding ArsR/SmtB family transcription factor, producing the protein MNSDIQQFKTEFFKALAHPMRIRILELLSEGEKNVNELQAILGSEGSAVSQQLAVLRAKNVVASVKEGTTVIYSLRDPLIKDLLAVARQIFDNHLVNAISLLEGIRSE; encoded by the coding sequence ATGAACAGCGATATTCAGCAATTTAAGACGGAATTTTTCAAGGCGCTGGCTCATCCGATGCGGATCCGCATTCTGGAGCTGCTGAGCGAAGGCGAGAAGAATGTGAACGAACTGCAGGCGATTCTCGGCTCGGAAGGCTCCGCCGTATCCCAGCAGCTTGCTGTACTCCGCGCCAAGAATGTAGTAGCCAGTGTAAAAGAAGGAACCACCGTCATTTATTCTCTGCGCGACCCCCTGATTAAAGACCTGCTGGCGGTAGCCAGACAGATATTCGATAACCATCTCGTGAATGCCATTTCACTCCTGGAGGGTATCCGCAGCGAATAA
- a CDS encoding SulP family inorganic anion transporter, with translation MTGWGRFKGYSIASLRKDIISGTIVGVIAIPLGMAFAIASGVKPEYGIYTTIVAGILISLFGGSKFQIGGPTGAFIPILFAIAMEYGYENLLIAGMMAGVILVVMGLLRLGVLIKFIPKPVTIGFTAGIAVIIFSGQIANFLGLKDMERHESFVDNMQEIGQHISTVNLYSVLTAVICLAVVMLGMRFAPKVPGSLIGLLFATLVAVLFFSGKVTTIGSAYGDIPNTLPSFHFPVITWERIRQLLRPAFIIAILGAIESLLSAVVADGMTGSRHNSNRELIGQGIANIAAPMFGGIPATGAIARTATNIRSGAASPLSGVIHGVVVFLILLLFAPYASSIPLAAMAPILMVVAWNMSERKEFLHLLKLKTGDSLVLFLTFLLTIFADLTIAVEAGLVLAVILFVKRMGEGHLVSKVLPDPSSVKVEAHMVTENHDCPQIGIYNVEGPLFFGAAYRFESTMPELGPDLAKIILLRMGKVPFMDTTGEANLSGLVKQLQADGGRLMISGIQPQPLDLLKKTGLYDRIGAAQFYDHTGEAINEALELINPGRCAGCRHGAFRECGALCGLEESPGRSVFRARKPAVAGKLGSEV, from the coding sequence ATGACAGGGTGGGGCCGCTTTAAAGGCTACAGCATTGCTTCTCTGCGCAAGGATATCATTTCAGGGACGATCGTCGGCGTTATTGCCATCCCGCTTGGGATGGCTTTTGCTATTGCCTCGGGCGTGAAGCCGGAGTACGGGATTTATACAACCATTGTCGCAGGTATACTGATCTCCTTATTCGGAGGTTCGAAATTTCAGATTGGCGGACCTACGGGAGCCTTTATACCCATTTTGTTCGCGATTGCTATGGAGTACGGGTACGAGAACCTGCTGATTGCAGGAATGATGGCCGGAGTCATCCTCGTCGTTATGGGGCTGCTGAGGCTGGGTGTTCTGATCAAGTTTATCCCGAAGCCGGTAACCATCGGCTTTACGGCAGGGATTGCCGTCATTATCTTCAGCGGGCAGATCGCCAATTTCCTCGGCCTGAAGGATATGGAGCGGCATGAGAGCTTCGTGGACAACATGCAAGAGATCGGCCAGCATATCTCAACGGTCAATCTGTACAGTGTTCTGACAGCAGTCATTTGTCTGGCGGTTGTCATGCTCGGTATGCGTTTTGCACCCAAGGTGCCGGGATCGCTGATCGGGTTGTTGTTTGCAACGTTAGTTGCAGTGCTGTTCTTCAGCGGCAAGGTGACTACGATCGGCTCCGCATACGGCGATATTCCAAACACGCTGCCGAGTTTTCACTTTCCGGTGATCACCTGGGAGCGGATTAGGCAGCTGCTTCGTCCGGCGTTTATCATCGCCATACTGGGGGCGATTGAGTCGCTGCTGTCGGCAGTGGTAGCCGACGGGATGACTGGCAGCCGCCATAACAGCAACCGTGAGCTGATCGGCCAGGGTATCGCGAATATAGCCGCACCTATGTTTGGCGGAATCCCGGCCACAGGTGCTATTGCCAGAACCGCCACCAACATTCGCAGCGGGGCCGCATCCCCGCTGTCGGGAGTGATTCACGGTGTCGTAGTGTTCCTTATTCTTCTGCTGTTTGCGCCTTATGCTTCCAGCATTCCGCTTGCGGCCATGGCGCCAATCCTGATGGTGGTCGCCTGGAATATGAGCGAACGCAAGGAATTTCTGCATCTGCTGAAGCTCAAAACCGGGGATTCTCTGGTGTTGTTCCTTACCTTCCTCTTAACGATATTTGCGGATTTAACGATTGCGGTAGAGGCCGGGCTGGTGCTTGCCGTAATCCTGTTTGTGAAACGGATGGGTGAAGGGCATCTCGTATCTAAGGTGCTGCCCGACCCCTCATCGGTCAAGGTAGAGGCGCACATGGTAACGGAGAACCATGATTGCCCGCAAATCGGAATTTATAATGTGGAAGGCCCGCTGTTTTTTGGAGCAGCCTACAGATTCGAGTCAACGATGCCGGAGCTTGGACCGGACCTTGCAAAAATTATATTGCTGCGTATGGGCAAGGTGCCGTTTATGGATACCACCGGGGAGGCCAATCTGTCTGGGCTGGTGAAGCAGCTGCAGGCAGACGGAGGAAGGCTGATGATCTCCGGCATTCAGCCGCAGCCGCTTGATCTGCTGAAGAAGACGGGACTGTACGATAGAATTGGGGCCGCGCAGTTTTATGACCATACTGGAGAAGCGATCAATGAAGCGCTGGAACTGATCAATCCGGGCCGCTGCGCCGGCTGCAGGCATGGGGCATTCCGGGAATGCGGCGCGTTGTGCGGTCTTGAAGAATCGCCGGGCCGCAGCGTCTTTAGAGCCCGCAAACCGGCAGTGGCGGGTAAACTGGGCAGCGAAGTTTAA
- a CDS encoding DUF1361 domain-containing protein, giving the protein MKELNYPKVFMLLAGLSLATLAVYRVVSLRTDTFFAFLLWNFFLAWIPFLFSMAAYGLDKRKVSGLLLLPLGIAWLLFFPNAPYLMTDLLHLTIRKNIYFVDGVVQSRYWYDLITLLLFTWSGWLTGFFSLYQFQSVIFRRSNLLLSWIFVLAACALGGYGVLLGRVYRLNSWDVLTDRHQLYQLVVDSLNRQSLFFSLFVAAVLLVIYATLYFLLNGLGTGSVQAYSKGGKR; this is encoded by the coding sequence ATGAAGGAATTGAATTATCCTAAAGTATTCATGCTTTTGGCAGGACTGTCACTGGCGACGCTGGCTGTCTACCGTGTGGTTTCGCTGCGGACCGATACGTTTTTTGCTTTTTTGCTCTGGAACTTCTTTCTGGCCTGGATTCCCTTTTTATTCTCCATGGCCGCTTACGGCCTGGATAAGCGTAAGGTTTCCGGGCTGTTGCTGCTGCCGCTTGGCATAGCATGGCTGCTGTTTTTTCCGAATGCGCCCTACCTGATGACCGACCTGCTGCATTTGACGATCAGAAAAAACATATATTTCGTAGACGGAGTTGTTCAGAGCCGGTATTGGTACGATTTAATCACCTTACTGCTGTTCACCTGGAGTGGCTGGCTGACCGGTTTTTTCTCCCTGTACCAATTTCAAAGCGTCATCTTCCGCAGAAGCAATCTGCTGCTCTCCTGGATTTTTGTCCTCGCGGCCTGTGCGCTGGGCGGATATGGCGTATTGCTCGGCCGGGTATACCGGCTCAACAGCTGGGATGTTCTGACCGACCGGCATCAGCTCTACCAGCTGGTGGTTGACAGCCTGAACCGGCAATCGCTCTTCTTCAGCCTGTTCGTCGCAGCTGTTCTGCTGGTCATCTATGCTACGCTGTATTTCCTGCTGAATGGACTGGGCACAGGGAGTGTGCAGGCTTATTCCAAAGGCGGAAAAAGATAA